The following coding sequences are from one bacterium SCSIO 12741 window:
- a CDS encoding acyl-CoA thioesterase, translating into MLQAETNLTVRYAETDRMGYVYYGNYAAFYEVGRVDAMKKLGVSYKDLEDSGILMPVLEYNIKYFKPAYYDDELTIVTSVKELPRARITFYYECFNAAGDKLNAGFTTLVFVSKETGRPVAAPDSILGKLKEYIS; encoded by the coding sequence ATGCTTCAAGCCGAAACAAATCTTACTGTACGTTATGCCGAGACCGATCGTATGGGTTACGTCTATTATGGAAACTACGCTGCCTTCTATGAAGTAGGGCGGGTGGATGCCATGAAAAAATTAGGCGTTAGCTACAAAGACTTGGAAGACAGTGGAATACTTATGCCTGTGTTGGAATATAATATCAAGTATTTTAAGCCGGCTTACTACGACGATGAGCTAACCATAGTCACTTCGGTCAAAGAACTTCCCCGGGCAAGAATCACGTTTTACTACGAGTGTTTTAATGCGGCCGGAGACAAATTAAACGCTGGATTTACCACTTTGGTATTCGTTAGTAAGGAAACAGGACGTCCAGTGGCAGCACCGGATTCCATCCTTGGAAAGTTGAAGGAGTACATTTCCTAA